In the Candidatus Electrothrix sp. GW3-4 genome, one interval contains:
- the hpt gene encoding hypoxanthine phosphoribosyltransferase, with amino-acid sequence MKIKETLLQRQEIKERVKSLGQQLTKDYAGTKPVMIGVLNGAFIFLADLVRAIDLPVEIDFIRVASYGQTRESSGSISLTKEPELDLEGKDVLLVEDIVDSGTTMVWLQEYFTTRQKAHSVKTCTLIDKNERRAVDIEIDYVGFQIEQGFLVGYGLDCAQSYRNLPQICSLEEE; translated from the coding sequence GTGAAAATAAAAGAAACGCTTCTTCAGCGGCAGGAGATCAAAGAACGGGTCAAGAGCCTGGGACAGCAACTGACAAAGGATTATGCAGGGACAAAGCCCGTCATGATTGGCGTCCTGAATGGGGCCTTTATTTTTCTTGCTGATCTCGTCCGGGCCATCGACCTGCCAGTTGAAATCGACTTTATCCGGGTGGCAAGCTACGGGCAGACCAGAGAAAGCAGCGGCTCAATCTCCCTGACCAAAGAGCCGGAACTTGATTTGGAAGGCAAGGATGTTCTGCTCGTCGAAGACATCGTGGACAGTGGCACGACCATGGTCTGGCTGCAAGAGTATTTCACTACCCGACAGAAAGCACATTCGGTAAAAACCTGCACATTGATTGACAAGAACGAACGACGAGCCGTTGATATAGAGATAGACTACGTTGGCTTTCAGATAGAACAAGGATTTCTTGTTGGCTATGGCTTGGATTGTGCGCAATCCTATCGAAATTTACCACAAATTTGTTCCTTGGAAGAGGAGTAG
- the cas2 gene encoding CRISPR-associated endonuclease Cas2, giving the protein MGAEKNWYLVCYDIREQKRWRRVFKKLKGRGDWLQYSIFRLHLSKAQMEELRWQIEGILAEEDDLMIFRLCHGCAHRVVDSKEEHEWKKAPPSFDIL; this is encoded by the coding sequence ATGGGCGCGGAAAAAAACTGGTATCTGGTCTGTTACGACATCCGTGAGCAGAAGCGCTGGCGCAGGGTGTTCAAGAAGCTCAAGGGTCGGGGAGACTGGCTGCAGTATTCCATTTTTCGGCTCCACCTGAGCAAGGCCCAGATGGAGGAACTGCGTTGGCAGATTGAAGGGATTCTTGCTGAAGAAGATGACCTGATGATCTTCCGGCTTTGCCACGGCTGCGCTCATCGGGTTGTGGACAGTAAAGAAGAGCATGAGTGGAAAAAGGCCCCGCCGTCCTTTGATATTCTTTGA
- a CDS encoding PEP/pyruvate-binding domain-containing protein, whose amino-acid sequence MTNRYISTLSAIHRHEIKRAGGKGANLGELAGKGFPVPSGFVVSAEAYSIFFTSLRLQKALQSLKKTGKNELARACGLIRNTITNASFPGELAESILAAHHQLVGNRDDETLCAVRSSATTEDLSEANFAGQHATYYYVERANLLRMVQYCWASLWSKEAVSYRNACGIEHPAAMAVVIQEMVCSEISGITFTANPVTGADEIVIEASWGMGAAIVDGRVTPDRYTLDHDTLQVLDQRIAEKSVMVPGKLRSETSSRLTEVPPGLQQQQTLAPELLKVVATWALKAEKHFGSPQNVEWAFSNGHFYILQSRPISPVGRRSRPLEPKGQYVLFKPTINGPSEPFTPLTAELISLAASPLLRPIHGHCYLDLKYIRPLFPFKLSDHELVDLLSPQASEAPLPHLKLSLRQLPSSLLFWLSGYFLSGVLWSRSRNMPEKLSKNYKRLYRKIEQNQSNVLLNKLLHVSLLPKIFAPIGRLPLWNTLASVRHLLPFMPLSILIERWLSELRPEALSLLRVHNSGPYPEAIGIALEQLTFKAEQFPSIRDQFLNRPSDQVLDALKKDLNARPFLQLFEDFIAQYGYRPTKELELQSARWEENANHVIKLIRDRLLTPADNRQPQGLSAEQRDQLTNMIKKQLEYFPLERLLPLRWYLLTFLSQTARRLLQLDEGARSCHLMAMSVARKKLLCLEKEFLGQGKLKCKGDIFFLQLQEIAHLQQGLLDWSDVEERIHQRRHDLIRATRKTPATTLGIDLDNNTPNQPMSSEPPQEPLSGQIASPGNYTGRARIIMKPTECSKLQPGEILVAPYTDPSWTPLFLTAGGAIVEVGSYLSHAGIAAREYALPCLVDVAECTQRIHTGDLLWINGEKGEAQILETRQDEEEEEQTAEEHRIKNRAGKGTIKD is encoded by the coding sequence ATGACCAACAGATACATCAGTACACTTTCCGCTATCCACAGGCATGAAATCAAGAGGGCTGGTGGAAAGGGAGCAAATCTGGGCGAACTTGCAGGAAAAGGATTTCCGGTCCCTTCAGGGTTTGTGGTCTCAGCAGAGGCATACAGCATTTTTTTCACCTCACTCCGTCTGCAAAAAGCCTTACAATCTCTCAAAAAAACAGGAAAAAACGAACTAGCACGTGCCTGCGGTCTTATTCGTAACACCATCACCAATGCGAGTTTTCCAGGAGAACTGGCAGAGAGCATTCTTGCGGCCCATCATCAACTGGTAGGCAACAGGGATGACGAAACGCTCTGTGCCGTGCGAAGCTCTGCAACAACAGAGGATCTTTCAGAAGCCAACTTTGCTGGCCAGCACGCAACCTATTATTATGTTGAACGTGCCAATCTGCTGCGCATGGTTCAATATTGTTGGGCCTCTCTTTGGAGCAAAGAAGCGGTCAGTTATCGAAATGCCTGTGGCATTGAGCATCCAGCCGCAATGGCGGTCGTGATCCAGGAAATGGTCTGTTCCGAGATCTCTGGCATTACCTTTACTGCCAATCCGGTCACCGGTGCAGATGAAATCGTGATTGAGGCCTCCTGGGGGATGGGGGCAGCCATTGTCGACGGACGAGTTACCCCGGATCGTTATACCCTGGACCACGATACCTTACAAGTGCTTGACCAGCGCATTGCGGAAAAGAGCGTTATGGTCCCTGGCAAGCTCAGATCAGAGACATCCTCTCGTCTTACCGAGGTTCCACCTGGACTGCAACAACAACAAACCCTTGCCCCGGAACTTCTCAAGGTCGTTGCGACCTGGGCACTCAAGGCCGAGAAACATTTTGGTTCGCCCCAAAATGTGGAATGGGCCTTCTCCAACGGACATTTCTATATCCTCCAATCCCGGCCCATATCGCCAGTGGGGAGGAGAAGCAGGCCCCTGGAACCCAAGGGGCAATATGTCCTGTTCAAACCAACAATAAATGGCCCATCAGAACCCTTCACCCCCTTGACAGCCGAGCTGATTTCCCTGGCAGCATCTCCGTTACTGCGCCCTATCCACGGCCATTGTTACCTTGATCTCAAATATATCCGCCCCCTTTTCCCCTTTAAACTCTCAGATCATGAGCTGGTAGACCTGTTATCACCCCAGGCATCAGAAGCCCCCCTGCCTCACCTCAAGCTCTCCTTGCGCCAGCTCCCCTCTTCTCTTCTTTTCTGGCTTAGTGGCTATTTCCTGTCCGGTGTTCTTTGGTCCCGGTCCCGCAATATGCCGGAAAAACTCTCAAAAAATTACAAGAGACTCTACCGGAAAATCGAACAAAATCAAAGCAATGTCCTTCTAAACAAGCTCTTGCACGTCAGTCTCTTGCCCAAGATCTTTGCTCCCATTGGCAGGCTTCCTCTTTGGAACACTCTTGCCTCAGTTCGCCACCTGCTTCCTTTTATGCCGCTCAGCATCTTGATTGAGCGCTGGTTGTCCGAACTGCGCCCTGAAGCGCTCTCCCTACTCCGTGTTCACAACAGCGGACCCTATCCTGAGGCAATAGGAATTGCTCTTGAACAGCTCACCTTCAAGGCGGAGCAATTCCCCTCAATCCGGGATCAATTCCTGAATCGCCCGTCTGACCAGGTACTGGATGCCCTGAAAAAAGACCTAAATGCCCGCCCCTTTCTCCAACTCTTTGAAGACTTCATTGCACAATATGGCTACAGACCGACAAAAGAGCTGGAACTCCAATCCGCCAGATGGGAAGAAAATGCAAATCATGTGATAAAGTTAATCCGCGATCGGCTCCTTACCCCTGCTGACAACAGACAACCCCAAGGGCTTTCAGCTGAGCAACGCGATCAGCTGACCAACATGATCAAAAAACAGCTGGAATACTTCCCCCTGGAACGCCTCCTCCCTCTGCGCTGGTATCTCCTTACCTTCCTTTCTCAGACGGCCAGGAGGCTTCTGCAGCTTGACGAGGGCGCCCGTTCCTGTCATCTGATGGCGATGTCCGTGGCACGAAAAAAACTGCTCTGTCTTGAAAAAGAATTTCTGGGACAAGGGAAGCTGAAATGCAAAGGGGATATCTTCTTTCTGCAACTCCAAGAGATCGCGCACCTGCAGCAAGGTCTTCTGGACTGGTCAGATGTGGAGGAACGCATCCATCAGCGACGCCATGACCTCATCAGGGCGACAAGAAAAACCCCTGCCACGACTCTTGGTATTGACCTGGATAATAACACACCAAACCAGCCCATGTCTTCAGAGCCCCCTCAAGAGCCTCTTTCAGGCCAAATCGCTTCGCCGGGCAATTACACCGGACGGGCCCGGATCATTATGAAGCCAACAGAGTGCTCAAAACTGCAGCCTGGAGAAATCCTGGTAGCGCCCTACACAGATCCGAGCTGGACCCCGCTCTTCCTCACAGCGGGTGGTGCCATTGTGGAAGTCGGCAGCTATCTCTCTCACGCGGGTATAGCTGCTCGTGAATATGCCCTCCCCTGTCTCGTTGATGTTGCCGAATGCACCCAGCGCATCCATACGGGTGACCTTTTATGGATAAATGGAGAAAAGGGAGAGGCGCAGATTCTCGAGACCAGACAGGATGAGGAAGAGGAGGAGCAAACAGCTGAAGAGCACCGTATAAAAAACAGGGCGGGGAAAGGAACTATCAAGGATTGA
- the mtaB gene encoding tRNA (N(6)-L-threonylcarbamoyladenosine(37)-C(2))-methylthiotransferase MtaB, with amino-acid sequence MKNRKVAVTTLGCKVNQFESASFLSGFREQGCELVSAFEEADILVVNTCAVTARAGQQSRQLIRRLRRSNPAARLVVTGCYAQLTGDELPELLADSALVVIGNADKHLLVSTALAEEGGVPPVKDVGVAQEICPLPVRRFSGRTRAYLRIQDGCNNFCSYCIVPYTRGRCRSLPLADVLAQVEAFVEEGYQELVITGINVGKYGLDLAEGEDIYSLLEILCHRFPTIRIRLSSVEPAEVNDRLLSLMAEFANFMPHLHIPLQSGENGVLARMHRKYTTETFAEVVEQVRTVLPHAAIGCDILAGFPGENEEAAEKSISFLAELPITYLHIFPYSLRPGTEAAKYADQVPGPVKDARVARLRGLDAQKRRAFYQQHCGMEQRVLFEGLDEQTGLLKGFSENYIPVRCQGRAHVVGSVMSVRLIEVRDKVVFGERINP; translated from the coding sequence GTGAAGAATCGAAAAGTCGCTGTGACCACTTTGGGGTGCAAGGTCAATCAATTTGAGTCAGCCTCCTTTCTCTCCGGGTTCCGGGAGCAGGGATGTGAGTTGGTCTCTGCCTTTGAAGAGGCAGATATCTTGGTTGTCAATACCTGTGCCGTAACAGCCAGGGCAGGCCAGCAATCCCGCCAGCTGATCCGCAGGCTCCGGCGAAGCAATCCAGCAGCCCGTTTGGTGGTTACGGGTTGCTATGCCCAGCTTACCGGAGATGAACTGCCGGAATTGCTTGCAGACAGCGCCTTGGTTGTGATCGGTAATGCAGATAAACATCTTTTGGTCAGCACGGCCCTGGCAGAGGAAGGGGGCGTTCCTCCTGTTAAAGATGTCGGGGTTGCTCAGGAGATCTGTCCCTTGCCGGTGCGACGCTTCAGCGGCAGAACCAGGGCCTACCTGCGTATCCAGGACGGTTGTAATAATTTCTGTTCCTACTGTATTGTCCCCTATACAAGAGGCCGATGCCGGAGCCTTCCGCTGGCCGATGTCCTTGCCCAGGTGGAGGCCTTTGTTGAGGAGGGATATCAGGAGCTGGTCATCACCGGTATTAATGTGGGAAAATATGGTTTGGACTTGGCCGAAGGTGAGGATATCTATTCGTTGCTGGAAATCCTCTGCCATCGCTTTCCGACAATACGGATTCGTCTCAGTTCTGTGGAGCCTGCCGAGGTAAATGACCGTTTGCTCAGCCTTATGGCAGAATTTGCCAATTTTATGCCGCATCTCCATATCCCCCTTCAAAGTGGGGAGAATGGAGTGTTAGCACGAATGCACCGTAAGTACACAACAGAGACCTTTGCTGAGGTGGTTGAGCAGGTCCGTACGGTCTTGCCCCATGCAGCAATCGGTTGCGATATCTTGGCCGGTTTTCCAGGTGAGAATGAGGAGGCGGCGGAGAAAAGTATTTCTTTTCTTGCTGAATTGCCCATAACCTATCTCCATATTTTTCCCTATTCACTGCGTCCTGGTACTGAAGCAGCAAAATATGCTGACCAGGTGCCTGGCCCGGTCAAGGATGCGCGGGTAGCTCGTTTGCGAGGGCTTGATGCCCAAAAAAGACGGGCCTTTTATCAGCAGCATTGCGGGATGGAGCAGAGGGTCTTATTTGAGGGGCTTGATGAACAGACCGGGCTGCTGAAAGGATTTTCTGAGAACTATATCCCGGTTCGCTGCCAGGGGCGGGCTCATGTGGTGGGGAGCGTTATGTCCGTTCGGCTTATCGAGGTTCGGGATAAGGTGGTTTTCGGAGAACGTATCAATCCTTGA
- the cas1 gene encoding type I-MYXAN CRISPR-associated endonuclease Cas1, whose product MNKQTDRDSDTLQSYHQGEKTTDTPLIRVMALHALAYCERLFYLEEVEEIRVADANVYAGRRLHDKLDKGPDIYSLELASDRLGIRGKIDCTKRQSGELIVFEHKKGKSRKGEDAWPSDRLQVLAYTLLLAEHTGEDISEARIRYHADKKTIRLAVSLADAETELRAAVQRAEELRQAVERPPVAVPEYKCRTCSLAPVCLPEEERFAGTDKDKARRLFPADDERRIIHLVEQGTSLRKDGDQIIAYLTDGTKKPLPGLMISALVLHGNVQISTQCIHFCAAHNIGVHWLSYGGHYVGALSPGAGGVQRRVRQFQALQDTDLRNRLCCRLVQAKLENQLRYLLRATRDKTKDLRNEGMEEGLEQLRALIKRVAHAAEQLATLPSEEAGAQTELVRGYEGRAGAIYFSLLPNILRTEPDDFLSFSGRNRRPPKDPFNALLSFGYALLYRDCMNSLLAVGLDPCFGFMHTPRSAAYPLALDLMDLFRLILWDMPLIGSVNRGQWNKGDFEITGRQVWLNNDGRRKAVALYENRRQEKWKHPVLKYSLSYARTLELEARLLEKEWGATPGLFAALRVR is encoded by the coding sequence GTGAATAAACAAACCGACCGCGACAGCGACACCCTGCAATCCTACCATCAAGGCGAAAAAACCACAGACACCCCCCTGATCCGGGTCATGGCCCTGCATGCCCTGGCCTATTGCGAGCGCCTCTTTTACCTGGAGGAGGTGGAAGAGATCCGGGTGGCGGATGCCAATGTCTATGCGGGCCGCCGACTGCACGACAAGCTGGACAAAGGACCGGATATCTATTCCCTGGAGCTGGCCAGCGACCGCCTGGGCATTCGGGGCAAGATCGACTGCACCAAACGGCAGTCCGGTGAACTGATCGTGTTTGAGCATAAAAAGGGCAAATCCCGCAAGGGCGAAGATGCCTGGCCCAGTGATCGACTCCAGGTCCTGGCCTACACCCTGCTGCTGGCCGAGCATACCGGCGAGGATATCAGCGAGGCCCGTATCCGCTATCATGCGGACAAAAAGACCATCCGGCTGGCCGTCTCCCTTGCCGATGCAGAAACCGAACTCCGGGCTGCGGTGCAGCGGGCTGAAGAATTGCGGCAGGCTGTGGAACGCCCGCCCGTGGCCGTACCGGAATATAAATGCCGCACCTGCTCTCTGGCTCCGGTCTGTCTGCCAGAGGAGGAACGCTTTGCCGGAACCGATAAGGACAAGGCCCGGCGTCTCTTTCCGGCAGATGACGAGCGCCGGATCATCCACTTGGTGGAACAAGGTACCTCCCTGCGCAAGGATGGCGACCAAATCATCGCCTATCTGACCGACGGCACCAAAAAGCCGCTGCCCGGTCTGATGATCTCGGCCCTGGTCCTGCATGGCAATGTCCAGATCTCCACCCAGTGCATCCATTTCTGCGCTGCCCATAACATCGGGGTCCACTGGCTTTCCTACGGCGGCCATTATGTGGGGGCACTGAGTCCCGGTGCAGGTGGGGTACAGCGGCGGGTGCGCCAGTTTCAGGCCCTGCAGGACACGGATCTTCGGAATCGCCTCTGCTGCCGCCTGGTGCAGGCCAAGTTGGAAAATCAGCTGCGTTATCTCCTCCGGGCCACCCGGGATAAGACAAAAGACCTGCGTAATGAGGGGATGGAGGAGGGGCTTGAGCAGCTCCGCGCCTTGATCAAGCGGGTGGCGCATGCGGCCGAGCAGCTGGCCACGCTGCCATCAGAGGAGGCTGGAGCACAGACTGAGCTGGTCCGGGGGTATGAAGGTCGGGCAGGTGCGATTTATTTCAGTCTGCTGCCGAACATCCTGCGCACCGAGCCGGATGATTTCCTCAGCTTTAGCGGTCGCAACCGCCGTCCTCCTAAAGACCCGTTCAACGCGCTGCTCTCCTTTGGCTATGCCCTGCTCTATCGTGATTGTATGAACAGCTTGCTGGCTGTAGGCCTTGACCCCTGCTTCGGTTTTATGCATACGCCGAGATCGGCGGCCTATCCGCTGGCCTTGGATCTGATGGACCTGTTTCGGCTTATTCTCTGGGATATGCCCCTGATCGGCTCGGTCAACCGGGGACAGTGGAACAAAGGGGATTTTGAGATCACCGGCAGACAGGTCTGGCTCAATAACGATGGTCGGAGAAAAGCCGTTGCCCTGTACGAGAACCGCAGGCAGGAGAAGTGGAAGCATCCGGTCCTGAAGTATTCCCTTTCCTATGCCCGTACCCTGGAACTGGAGGCCCGGCTTCTGGAGAAGGAGTGGGGCGCTACCCCTGGACTTTTTGCCGCATTGAGGGTACGCTGA